Part of the Shewanella eurypsychrophilus genome is shown below.
CGGGATCGTTATAGCTGTCACGGATGGCTTTCTTATACCATAGCTTGAGTTCTGAAGGCTTGCTCGAATCAAAGAAGCTGACGCGGATCTGCTTTTTGTCTGAGTGTTTTTCGGTGAGCATACCAAGGGAATTCTCTCCCCATTGGATCTTTCTCATTCGCCAAGGCGTTTTCAGTAGCTGCTCAGGCTCCGCTGTAAATGGGGCTGCTATCTGTAAAAGTTGATCTCTGTACTTAGCTTTAACATTACTATCGCCTTTATCTAAGGCTTTGACGAAAGCTAACGTATCGGGCTTATCTGAGCGCCAATGTATTAGCCTAGGACCTTTTCTGACTGAGTCATTGCCAGAGGGTCGGTATTCACTGCTCTCTAGTTGTGCCAAGGTTTTTAGACGTGTTCCTGAGATATCAAATAGCTCAACCGTCTGGGCAAAATCATAGTATTTCACCATATGTGAAAAGGGCGGAGAGATGCGCTTTACGACAATGTATTCGTCATTGGGAGACAATTGATAGCTAATGTTGATATCGGCTTGACCGATTAATTGACTATCACCATCGAGGCGTAGCAGAGTTAGCTGGCTTTGAGTCAGTTGGCTGAATATCTGATCATCCTGAGTATTCTTTAAAAGATCTTGATAAGTACGTCTAGGTGCTTTTTGGCTACCGGTTTTACTGATGTTAGGCCCAATGTTACTCGCTGCATCAAGAGGGTGAGTATTTACTGACGCTATGCTAGTTAAAATTGCCTGACTGTTATAGAGCCATCGATACTTAAGGCCTAAGCTCGCATTTAATCGCGTTTTATTGAGCTTTTGAGTCAACTGCTTTTCGATATCGTACACATATAGGTCGGCACCTTTATCTGAGAGTCCGATATAACTAATGAAGCGGCTATTGGGGGAGAACTCAACTTTAGCGACTCGACTTGTTGCTAAGTTGACGCGCTGCTTTGTCGGTGTGGTTGAGCTGTTAAGTTTACCGAGGTCGATTAATTCTATGCCGATATATTGTGACTTGATTCGACTCGGAAGCAATTGCTCAGGAGATAATCTGAGACCAGCAAGCTTTAATTCTGTTTTGGATAAAGATTGGATTTTTACATGGGTCTTTGGGGTAAGTATTGCCAACCATTGTTTGTTTGTAGATAAGCGAGTGCTTACTTTTTTATTTTGATTGACGACTTCTTGTAGTGCCTGACTCGGTACTTGATATTCATCGGCGTAACTAATAGGACTGACTAAAGCTATCAGGGCAAACATAAAGATGGGGATGCGAGACATTCTTATCTCCTGATATAAAGTGGAGTAATGGTGATTGGCAAGAATAGCGCCCAATGCTGGGCGCTATATCTAAGATGGAACTAAGCGTTAGAACTTTTGTGAATATCCGAAGAACAGGCTACGACCCTTTGCAGAGTAGCTGCTGTTATCGTCCTCATAGTATGGCCAGTCGTTGTGCTCGTCATTACGTATATCGTAAAGTGGCGGCATCTCATCGGTTAGGTTTTTAACACCTGCAGTGAACTTACCGTCCCATGGTGCTGAGTAAGAGAGAGTGATGTTAATTGTCTGATATGCATCTAAGGTATCAGTTTCAATCGACTCTACATCGTCACCATCTGCATTCTCGTATTCGAACAGATCGGTACCTACAGCTTCACCTGTGTAGTAGTAGGTGATCGTTGCGCGGAAGTCTTCATAGTTCCAACTTAGGCTGGCATTACTTTTCCATTTAGGGAAGTAATCAGTCTCAGTTTGCTCTTCAATGGCATCGCCTACCTTCTCTTGATACTCTTTCTTAAGTAGGTAAGAGGCTGAAAGCTTGAACTTAAACTCACCAGCAGCGGTTTCTGGGAACTGGTAGTTAAAGCTGGCATCGATACCTTCCGATGCTTCATAGGCACTATTGATCGGGCCTTTGCGCATACAGGCGATATTTTGAATACCATCGTCATCAAATTCAGTTAGGTAACCCACTTCTGGCATTGTTGAGCAATCGGTATATTGACCATCCTTGTTATAGCTTGGGTCTTCTAGCATCTCGTCAGTTGAGATAGTCTTAACCGCGCCTTCAAGTTCGATATTCCACCAATCGACAGTCAGGTCGGCATTATCTGTGATATTTGCAACTAGACCTAAGTTCCAGAATTCGCCCTCTTCTTCAGTAAGTTTAAGATTGCCTGAGTTAAAGCCGTCATAGCTATCTTCATAGATCTCATCTGGAATAGTTGGGTGTGGATACTCTGTACCACCAAAGCTTCTTGTTAATCCAGAATAGAGGCGATGCATATCGGGTGCTCTAAAACTCTTACCCCAGTTAGCACGTACCATTACCTCATCAATTGGGCGGTAACTTAGGCCAATCTGAGGCGTAGTTGCTCCGCCTACATCCGAATCATCTAAGTATTGGTCATAACGAAGTGCAGCAGAAAGATCTAATGACTTAACACCTGTGATGTCAGCAAGTAGTGGCACCTGTAATTCGCCAGCAACAGCGACACGATCACGGTCACCCTTACCACCTGTACCACCCATACCGATAAAGCCGCCGCTCATGGTGGTTTCATCTAAGGTATCTTCATAGCTTTCGCGTGCCCATTCGGCAGTGGTTGCGAAACCGACAGTACCCGCATCTAACTCCATCAAGTCACCGGTAAAGACAGCTTGTAGCTGGTGCATGCTTGAGTCTGACTTCTTGGTTGAGTCACCAATAAGCGCTTCAGCTTGCTCGGTAGTTAGCTTGTTGTTTGGATACCATTTTGAAGCATCAGTGTCATTTGGATCGAACGTTATCATGCCAAGCAGGGCGTCGGCGCTGACCATATGATGGTTCTGTTTCTCATACAATGCATAACCACTAGACCAAGAGACATCTAGCTCGTAATCACCAATGGTACCGTTAGCGCCAAAGGCGAGAGAGGCTTTAGTGTTTTGAGTATCATAGGTACGTGGTCCAGGGTACTCTTCCATACGACGGCGCATCTGGAATTTATTGGAATCTTCAAATTCATACTTATCGTAGCTGTATGCGCCTGTGATCTCATCTTGGTAGAAGTAATCCCCAAAACCTTTCTCATCTTTATACTTAGTGGTCTCTTTGTAGGACGCATTTAGCATGCCGTACAGCTGCCAATCATCATTAAGATCGTAAGTGCTGTTAACGACTAGGTTTACTCTGTCATATTCTGACTGTAGACCACGGTCGGCATACTTATCGTAGTAACAATCATAAGTACCCGCTTCTACATATATGCCTTTATCACCGAATAGGTTAGTACACTGAGCTTCATCGACAGGGCTGTACTTGTCATCGGTATAAACCTTTGAGTAATCTCTCACCCAAGATGCCCAGCTTGATGCTCCAGAGTCACCATATGGGCCCGCTCCCCAACGTGTATCGCCATCTTCATCTTCATAATACGATGGGCTGTATAGGCCATCACGCTGGTACGTTTGAATCGCTTCCACCTGACGGTACTCAAGCATGATTAGGGTTTGACTGTTTTCAGTGTCGATGCCCTGAAGGTAAGAGAGATCAAACTGCTCGCCACCACCTTGGGTAGTATCTGAATATTTAGCTTCTACCTTGGCGCCGTCATATTGTTTCTTAAGGATAATGTTAACCACACCGCCGACGGCATCTGAACCGTAAATTGCCGATGCGCCACCGGTTAAGATTTCGATGCGCTCAACTGCGGCAGTTGGAATATCAGAGACATCAACAAAGTTTGAGGTGCCGCCTGCTGCCGATGGGAATGAAGCTTGGCGACGGCCATTAATCAGTACTAAAGTTCTGTTGGCGCCCATTCCACGTAGGTTAACTGAGCTAGCGCTATCGGTGAAACCATCACTTTCGCCGTTTAGCGAACCACCGTTATTAGCGACTGATGATTGCAGCACCTCGGCAATAGAAGATAAGCCGCTGTTTTCAATATCATCTGCAGTGATCACTGTGACAGGTGCTACACCTTCAAAGTCGGCGCGCTTAATGCGTGAACCTGTTACTGCTATTTTTTCAATCTCTTCATTATTAGCGTCTTTGCCAGCTGTTTGTTCTGCAGCTTGTAGCGATGACGTTGTTAGCGCTGCCATAGTCATGGCCAATGTCAAAGCGGAAAATTTCATCTGGTTTTTCATCTGATTCCAGTCCTTGTTCTTATAATTAACTAGGGCCAATGAGATTAGAACCTAGTTTTTTTTAGGGGTGATGCTGTCGATTAGCAATGCACAATCTCGAAAGATGTCAGCTGCATCCATTTGTAAATAAAATGTTTGTATTGAGCAATCACTTACGTGTCGTTTATATGTTGTTTATACATCTATTTAATATCTATTCTTTTTGTTATTAATCTCTTACGGTGCTTTTTTATGTGTCTAACCTGCTTGTGTTCATATGTTGGTAACCTGTAAACTGTTTGGTGCCGAAGATAAACACCCTCGATAGGTGAATGATAAAAAGTCAGGCAATAAGATTGGTTTATTTTTTTGGGGGGGAGCATGATAGAGATTAAAAAAGAGGCTGTATTTACTTTGGCTGGTTGCGTGGTCACGCCAAGCGATAATAGTCTAGATTTCAAAAACTGTTCTGCTAACACTGAGGTGAGCCAAGACCTGCCCAATGAGAAAATCTCTTTACAACCTAAATTTATCGAGCTGTTGAGTTACCTTGCCAGGCAATACCCTAATGTGGTGACTCGGGAAGAGTTGATAGACAATATTTGGGAAGGAAATATCTATGTCGGGACTAAGGCATTAACCAATGCTATTTGGCATCTGAGAAAGCACTTAACTCCGCTGGCTGAACCTAAGGCGCAAGCCATTGAGACCGTCAGAAAAGCGGGTTATAGACTGTTGATTGAGCCAGAATTTTCTAAGGCTGATTTAGTGTCTAGGCCTGAAGTGTTAGAAGTCGAGCAGGCTAAAGTGAAGGAGTTAAGTGATAAGTTACACAGAGGCTTATTGAGTTTTGCTTTATTCCTCATTGTCGTGGTTGCAGGTTTGTTATTTCACCTTTATCAAGACAGTAAACATTTGATTCAAACCGAACAAACCAGGCTAACAATAGCCTCTGGTGCGGAGCTATATCCAGCCGTTTCTCCAGATGGACGTTGGCTAGTATATGGTAAGAGGTCAAACCTATATCTTAAAGATCTACACACGCTAACTGATACGCCGAAACGATTAACGTCTAATCAGACTCGAGAGATAAGAGCAATTTGGACACTAGATGGCAAGTCGCTGCTTTATCCCAGTGAAGATCGTAGCAGTGGAGTATGTCACTTATCACAATTAATGCTTGATAGTCAGCAGGTTGTTCGACTTGCACCATGCTTATCGGATGCCTCGGCGTTAGATATCTCGCCTGATGGCAGCTCAATCATTTATATATGGAAAGATCCACTCGCCCAGCAAAGTGGACTGTATGAGCTACACCTCTCAGGAGATACTCAGCCGGTCAGACTCTCTTGCGACAATGAGTGTGACTATCGAGATCGTGATATCGCATTTAGTCCTGATGGTGATTGGATTGCAATTTCGAGACGCTTTGGCAATATTTCAGAAGATATCTTTATACGTAACAGAGCGTCAGGAGAAGAGTTTCGAATTACTCAGGGGCTTGAAGATATACGTGGGCTCAGTTGGCATCCGGATAGTCATAAGCTTGTTTTCAGCACAGAAAACTCAGGCGTTAGAGCAGGCTATTTAGTGGATATTAACAGTAAGAAGATCACTGATTTGTCAGTGGTAGGGTTTAGCTATCCCAAATTCGTTCCTCACACTAATGAGCTAGTCTTTTCTAAGTATATTAAAGATTTTAAAGTTGCCTACCTTGAACTAGACCAAGCTATACCGACAACTATATTCCCGCTGTCTAACTCTGAGTTTAGCTACCGAAACCCCGATTACTCAAGCGTTACCAAGCGCATCGTCTATGTATCGAATGAGACTGGCCATAATGAGATATGGAGTACAGATATTGAAGGTAGAAATAGGAAACAGCACACAGATCTGAAAAGGCGAGTGGCATACCCAAGTTGGTCTCATGATGGAACTAAACTCGCATTTCTCGCTCCCGATGATAAAAATGAAGGGAATAAAATCCATATTCTGGAGCTGGCAACTGGCGGAATAAGCATCTTGGCATCAGGCTACCTAGATCATCGCAGACCGAGTTGGGACTTTGATGATAAGCATGTATTGTCATCCACCCATGATGGCTTACTGGCTTTTTCATTGACAAACAATAGTCCAAAGGTAGTCACCCCAGTCGAGGTCAGGCTCGCTAAGGTACTTAATAATTCCCAGATGATTTTTACCAAAATCTATGAATCAGGTTTGTGGTTGATGGATCTTAATCAGCCCGAGAAAATGAAGATATTGATATCATCGGATGTGTTTGATGAGGATTATAATTGGGCATTGAGTGATAAGGGGGTTTACTTCAGGGAGTTACATTCAGGCTACCAGTTGATTAACTTCTGGAGTTTTAATACTGACTTAACCACGCCTATATTAAAGCTGCCTTCCCGTAGTCTCACATCTTATGGCGCGATGAGTTACATTCCCAGTAAGAGGCGACTCTTGATGACACTGTCTGAATATTCAAAGCGTGATGTGATCATGTTGAAGCATAAGCTACTGCAATAATAGGACTTAGGAAAGGCTCTAGGTCCTACTAGGGAGTATTAATTAGTTTAATACTCCCTATGTCTATCCCGCAGGGAAGAAGGAGCCTAATATTGCTTCTCTGCTTGCCCCTGTTACAGCAGGCAGATTACCTGGCAGCTTTTTATGGAATCGCATGGCAAGCCAGGCAAAGGCAATGCCTTCTACCCATTGTGGGTCGATACCTAATGCTGAAGTCGTACAGATCTTATATTGAGGCAGAAGTTGTTCAAGGCGTTTCATTAGCTCGCCATTGAAGGCGCCACCACCACATACGAATAACTCGCCTTCTTCACTTAGGCTCAGTGTATCTTTGGCTATGCTATGGCAGGTCACATCGAGCAAGGTGGACTGAATATCGGCTTGATTAAGGTAACCAAAAGCCGCGACTTGTTGCTCAAGCCAAGCTTGGTTGAATAGCTCTCTGCCAGTACTCTTGGGAAAACCTTGAGAGAAGTACGAATGAGAAAGCAGATGGGTCAACAGCTTGACATCCGTTTGGCCACTGGCTGCCCAGGCACCATCTTCATCATAAGCTTGCCCATTGGTTTGTAGGCACCAGGCATCGATTAATGTATTACCAGGTCCTGTATCGAAACCTATTACAGGCTGTGTCGTGACGTCGGCTGGTAGATAGGTAATATTGGAAATCCCACCAATATTGAGAATGAGCCGAGCGGTATCTTTTTTTGCAAACATCTGCTGATGAAATGCCGGTACCAAGGGAGCACCTTGTCCGCCTAAGGCAATATCTTTTCGTCTGAAGTCAGCAATGACATCGATACCGGTAGCGACAGCAATAGAATTTGGATCGCCAATTTGCAGGGTAAAACCCATATCAAGGTTTGGCATATGTCTAACGGTTTGGCCATGACTGCCTACAGCGATCACTTGTTGCTTTTCAATGCCAGCCTTAGCCAGTAAAGCATTGACGGCGGTACCGAAGAGTTGCCCAACACTGCGGTCGAGTTGGCCTAATAAGTTAATTTCATCATTACCAGGCAAACAAAGGCGTTGTAGGCCATTTAAGGTATGGGTTGGAATATCTTCGCTATGCTTTGCGATTAGTTTTGGTTGTTGTGCGCTGAAGTCAACTAAGACAGCATCGACGCCGTCCATACTTGTGCCGGACATTAAACCAATATAATAATCTTTGCTCATCGGACTGTTTCCATTATCGGTTGAATTCGCTCCCGGATATAAAGGTACTGGGAGCTAGGCTCTTCTTATGATGATTAATTCGAAGCTCAATTGAGCGAATAAGGATTACTGAGAAGAGGCTAATTGGATCTGCTTGTTCTGTTGAAGTTTAGTCATGATCGCTTGGCTAAGAGACATAAACTTAGATTTTTCACTGCTGGCGATAGGCAATGATTTAGGTAGCTTTATGGTTCTAGGGTTGCGGTGTACGCCATTAACAATAAATTCATAGTGTAAATGGGCGCCAGTGACGCGACCCGTTGAGCCTAAGGTACCGATAATTTGACCTTGTTTTACTGTGGCGCCTTGCTTAACTCTGCGCTTTTTTAGGTGCAAATATTTAGTGGTATAGGTGTCATTATGCTTAATGAACACATAGTTGCCATTGTATTGATTATAGGCAGATTTTATCACTCGGCCTTTACCTGCAGCCTTAATGGGAGTGCCGACAGCGGCCACATAGTCTACTCCTCTATGGGCTCTGACTTGGCCTGTCACTGGGTGTAAGCGTTTAGGATTGAAACTTGAACTCACATACTTGAAATCAACTGGAGAGCGAAGGAAGGCTTTTCGCATACTGCGACCTTCTTCTGAGTAGTAGTTACCGTCGGTGTAACGCACTGCAGTATAACGGTCTCCTTGGTTACTAAACTCTGCGGCTAAGATATTGCCGTTTCTAAGAAACTCACCGTCGGCGTACTCCTCTTCGAAAATAATCGAAAAATTATCTCCGGCCCTAATGTCGAGCGCAAAGTCGATATCCCAACCGAAAATGGTTGCCAGCTGCATGAGCTGATTCGGCGTTAGCCCTGCGTTCACGCCGGCATTCCAAAAATTATTATTGATGGTCGCGCTGGCAAATTTATTACGGCTCTCAACACTTTTCTGTGCAATATGTTCGGCATAGCCCTGCTCATTTTTATCTATGATCAAGGTTGAAATTGGATCTAGGTGGTAGTTAACTTGAACTAATTCGCCGGCCTCATCTTTGATTATGATGAGTGATTCACCAGGCATGATCTTGAGTAAGTTCTTTTTTGCCTTTGGCAGCTGAGTGATCTCGTACACATCCCTTGAACTTAAGCCCGCTCGATTAAAGAGTGAGGCTAAGGTATCACCACTTTTTACTTCAAAATGTTTTGTATGCGTTTTTTTGGCTTGTTCACTCTTAAGTGTATCAATTGAGCTTTCGGGTGTTGGCGTGTCACCGGCATCAGCATTCGTGATGACCTGCTGTTGTGTGTTCGATGGTGGTGTGGGTGTTCGAAATGCTAAAGGTGTTTTTAATTGTGCTGTGTTATTCGATTTAATATCTGAAGATTGTTGTGTTCCACCCCGGCCGAGATCTAAGCTACCAGAGAGTTGTGAATGGGTATTTTTAGATGCGTTAGCATCTTCAGTAGGTATCAGAATAACAACTAAGGTAATTAACACTATGCAACATAGGAGTATCTGATGCATTTTTGGCAGCAATTTTAAGAGTGTTATAACCTTTCCCATCTAACCTTTTCCTATTGAGCTTAGTCGCAATTTTTTGACTTATACTGATCCCCTTAGTGTACACACTTTCATTTGTGCTGGCTAACAAGTAACATGACTCTCTATTTTTTGATTAGCTCCTAGGAGTAGTTGGCGAGATGGCTGATTTAGACCAAGCATTAGCAGAGATTAAACGTGGTACCGATGAGATTTTACTCGAAGCGGATCTGCTGGAAAAGTTAAAAGAGGGACGTCCCTTACGTATTAAGCTTGGAGCCGATCCAACCGCACCGGATATTCATCTGGGTCATACGGTTATCTTGAATAAGATGCGTACGTTTCAGGAGTTAGGTCATGAAGTAATCTTCTTGATTGGTGACTTCACGGGTATGGTCGGCGATCCTAGTGGCAAAAATAGTACGCGTCCGCCGTTAACTCGTGAGCAAGTGCTGGCAAACGCCGAAACTTATAAACAACAAGTTTATAAGATTTTGGACCCAGCCAAGACGCGCATTGAATTCAACTCTACCTGGTTAGAGCCGCTCGGCGCAGCGGGTATGATACGTTTAGCGTCAAAGCAAACGGTAGCGCGTATGATGGAACGTGATGACTTTAAGAAGCGTTATGGTTCTGGCCAGTCCATTGCCATCCATGAGTTTATGTATCCATTACTGCAAGGTTACGACTCTGTAGCATTGAAAGCCGATGTAGAGCTAGGTGGAACGGATCAGAAGTTCAACTTGCTAATGGGCCGTGAGCTGCAAAAGTCTGAAGGTCAAAAGCCACAAACTGTGATCATGATGCCATTGCTTGAAGGTCTAGATGGCGTTAAGAAGATGTCTAAATCTGCCCATAACTACATTGGTGTGAGTGAGCCTGCTAGTGAAATGTTCGGTAAGATCATGTCTATCTCAGACGACTTGATGTGGCGTTATTTCGAGTTGCTATCATTCCGTCCATTAGGCGAAATTGAGCAATTTAAATCTGATGTCGAGCAAGGTGCCAATCCTCGTGATGTTAAGATCGCGCTAGCTAAAGAGATCATCGCACGTTTTCATGATGAGGCTGCGGCAGAAGCGGCTCATCAAGAGTTCAATAATCGTTTCCAAAAAGGTGCGGTTCCCGATGATATCGAAGAGGTTGAGCTAAGTGTCGGTGAAGGTATTGCCATCGCTAACTTGCTCAAGGAGTTAGGCTTTGTTAAGTCGACTTCGGATGCCATGCGTATGATCAAGCAGGGCGCAGCCAAGATAGATGGCGTGAAGATTGAAGATACACGTCTGCAACTGACTGCAGGTACCAGCGGTATTTTCCAGGTCGGTAAACGTAAGTTTGCTAAGGTCACCTTAGTTTAAGGTTTCTTAGGTTAGTAGCCTCTAGCGCTTAGACTCTAGAGGCTGTTAACAATGTCTGGGCTTTCCTCGCTTCCTCGTGTCCTCGCTTCCTCGTGTCCTCGCTTCCTCGTGTCCTCGTGTCCTCGCTTCCTCGCTTCCTCGTGTCCTCGCTTCCTCGTGTCCTCGCTTCCTCGTGTCCTCGCTTCCTCGCTTCCTCGCTTCCTCGCTTCCTCGCTTCCTCGCTTCCTTGTGTCCTCGCGTCCTCGCTTCCTCGCTTCCTCGCTTCCTCGCTTCCTCGCTTCCTCGCTTCCTCGCTTCCTTGTGTCCTCGCTTCCTCGCTTCCTCGCTTCCTCGCTTCCTCGCTTCCTCGCTTCCTCGCTTCCTCGCTTCCTCGCTTCCTCGCTTCCTCGCTTCCTCGCTTCCTCGTGTCCTCGCTTCCTCGTGTCCTCGCTTCCTTGCTTCCTTGCTTCCTCGCCTCCTTGCTTCCTTGCTTCCTCGCCTCCTTGCTTCCTCGCTTCCTCGCTTCCTCGTTTCCTCGTTTCCTCGTTTCCTCGTTTCCTCGCTTCCTCGCTTCCTCGCTTCCTCGCTTCCTCGCTTCCTCGCTTCCTCGCTTCCTCGCTTCCTCGCTTCCTCGCTTCCTCGCTTCCTCGCTTCCTCGCTTCCTAGCTCCTCATTACTCCTCTTTCGCATCTCTTAACGTACTCCGTGCATACCCCGTTTCAAAATCGGTGAGATCAGCAGCATAAATATCCCGAAGCCAATACCAGTCCACATCAAGAATTCGAATAGCTGAGTGTAAGTCGCAACAGCACTCGCTATATCCATGTTTTCCGAGCCGGATGTATCGATGGCGGCTAGCTTACCTAAACGCATGGCAACGGTTTCAGACAGA
Proteins encoded:
- a CDS encoding winged helix-turn-helix domain-containing protein gives rise to the protein MIEIKKEAVFTLAGCVVTPSDNSLDFKNCSANTEVSQDLPNEKISLQPKFIELLSYLARQYPNVVTREELIDNIWEGNIYVGTKALTNAIWHLRKHLTPLAEPKAQAIETVRKAGYRLLIEPEFSKADLVSRPEVLEVEQAKVKELSDKLHRGLLSFALFLIVVVAGLLFHLYQDSKHLIQTEQTRLTIASGAELYPAVSPDGRWLVYGKRSNLYLKDLHTLTDTPKRLTSNQTREIRAIWTLDGKSLLYPSEDRSSGVCHLSQLMLDSQQVVRLAPCLSDASALDISPDGSSIIYIWKDPLAQQSGLYELHLSGDTQPVRLSCDNECDYRDRDIAFSPDGDWIAISRRFGNISEDIFIRNRASGEEFRITQGLEDIRGLSWHPDSHKLVFSTENSGVRAGYLVDINSKKITDLSVVGFSYPKFVPHTNELVFSKYIKDFKVAYLELDQAIPTTIFPLSNSEFSYRNPDYSSVTKRIVYVSNETGHNEIWSTDIEGRNRKQHTDLKRRVAYPSWSHDGTKLAFLAPDDKNEGNKIHILELATGGISILASGYLDHRRPSWDFDDKHVLSSTHDGLLAFSLTNNSPKVVTPVEVRLAKVLNNSQMIFTKIYESGLWLMDLNQPEKMKILISSDVFDEDYNWALSDKGVYFRELHSGYQLINFWSFNTDLTTPILKLPSRSLTSYGAMSYIPSKRRLLMTLSEYSKRDVIMLKHKLLQ
- a CDS encoding peptidoglycan DD-metalloendopeptidase family protein; amino-acid sequence: MGKVITLLKLLPKMHQILLCCIVLITLVVILIPTEDANASKNTHSQLSGSLDLGRGGTQQSSDIKSNNTAQLKTPLAFRTPTPPSNTQQQVITNADAGDTPTPESSIDTLKSEQAKKTHTKHFEVKSGDTLASLFNRAGLSSRDVYEITQLPKAKKNLLKIMPGESLIIIKDEAGELVQVNYHLDPISTLIIDKNEQGYAEHIAQKSVESRNKFASATINNNFWNAGVNAGLTPNQLMQLATIFGWDIDFALDIRAGDNFSIIFEEEYADGEFLRNGNILAAEFSNQGDRYTAVRYTDGNYYSEEGRSMRKAFLRSPVDFKYVSSSFNPKRLHPVTGQVRAHRGVDYVAAVGTPIKAAGKGRVIKSAYNQYNGNYVFIKHNDTYTTKYLHLKKRRVKQGATVKQGQIIGTLGSTGRVTGAHLHYEFIVNGVHRNPRTIKLPKSLPIASSEKSKFMSLSQAIMTKLQQNKQIQLASSQ
- a CDS encoding TonB-dependent receptor plug domain-containing protein, which produces MKNQMKFSALTLAMTMAALTTSSLQAAEQTAGKDANNEEIEKIAVTGSRIKRADFEGVAPVTVITADDIENSGLSSIAEVLQSSVANNGGSLNGESDGFTDSASSVNLRGMGANRTLVLINGRRQASFPSAAGGTSNFVDVSDIPTAAVERIEILTGGASAIYGSDAVGGVVNIILKKQYDGAKVEAKYSDTTQGGGEQFDLSYLQGIDTENSQTLIMLEYRQVEAIQTYQRDGLYSPSYYEDEDGDTRWGAGPYGDSGASSWASWVRDYSKVYTDDKYSPVDEAQCTNLFGDKGIYVEAGTYDCYYDKYADRGLQSEYDRVNLVVNSTYDLNDDWQLYGMLNASYKETTKYKDEKGFGDYFYQDEITGAYSYDKYEFEDSNKFQMRRRMEEYPGPRTYDTQNTKASLAFGANGTIGDYELDVSWSSGYALYEKQNHHMVSADALLGMITFDPNDTDASKWYPNNKLTTEQAEALIGDSTKKSDSSMHQLQAVFTGDLMELDAGTVGFATTAEWARESYEDTLDETTMSGGFIGMGGTGGKGDRDRVAVAGELQVPLLADITGVKSLDLSAALRYDQYLDDSDVGGATTPQIGLSYRPIDEVMVRANWGKSFRAPDMHRLYSGLTRSFGGTEYPHPTIPDEIYEDSYDGFNSGNLKLTEEEGEFWNLGLVANITDNADLTVDWWNIELEGAVKTISTDEMLEDPSYNKDGQYTDCSTMPEVGYLTEFDDDGIQNIACMRKGPINSAYEASEGIDASFNYQFPETAAGEFKFKLSASYLLKKEYQEKVGDAIEEQTETDYFPKWKSNASLSWNYEDFRATITYYYTGEAVGTDLFEYENADGDDVESIETDTLDAYQTINITLSYSAPWDGKFTAGVKNLTDEMPPLYDIRNDEHNDWPYYEDDNSSYSAKGRSLFFGYSQKF
- a CDS encoding alpha/beta hydrolase family protein, translated to MSRIPIFMFALIALVSPISYADEYQVPSQALQEVVNQNKKVSTRLSTNKQWLAILTPKTHVKIQSLSKTELKLAGLRLSPEQLLPSRIKSQYIGIELIDLGKLNSSTTPTKQRVNLATSRVAKVEFSPNSRFISYIGLSDKGADLYVYDIEKQLTQKLNKTRLNASLGLKYRWLYNSQAILTSIASVNTHPLDAASNIGPNISKTGSQKAPRRTYQDLLKNTQDDQIFSQLTQSQLTLLRLDGDSQLIGQADINISYQLSPNDEYIVVKRISPPFSHMVKYYDFAQTVELFDISGTRLKTLAQLESSEYRPSGNDSVRKGPRLIHWRSDKPDTLAFVKALDKGDSNVKAKYRDQLLQIAAPFTAEPEQLLKTPWRMRKIQWGENSLGMLTEKHSDKKQIRVSFFDSSKPSELKLWYKKAIRDSYNDPGRLLSQSAKINGEIYPKLISVEDNSLLHYGLGASPQGYQPFLKSLPINLTAVEETIKPSELLWRSSDKQLETIRYIVSREPLKFIINRQSSKKPSYLVFIDAEAKTEQVLYQANKALPAYKGMTRELVTYKRADGLALSGNLYLPAGYKKEDGPLPVLMWAYPREYKNSKVAAQVNYSANQYSYISPKGPVPFVAKGYAVFDRVAMPIIGTGKEKPNDNFRTQLIDNATAAIDTLVEMGVADKNRIAIGGHSYGAFMVANLLAHSDLFAAGIARSGAYNRTLTPFGFQNEKRNFWEAPSLYQQISPFTHADKIDEPLLIMHGEMDSNSGTYPMQSARLFKAIRGLGGQARLVTFPYESHSYKAEESILHMLWEQEQWLDTHVSHKLSAPESAVSFH
- a CDS encoding anhydro-N-acetylmuramic acid kinase; this encodes MSKDYYIGLMSGTSMDGVDAVLVDFSAQQPKLIAKHSEDIPTHTLNGLQRLCLPGNDEINLLGQLDRSVGQLFGTAVNALLAKAGIEKQQVIAVGSHGQTVRHMPNLDMGFTLQIGDPNSIAVATGIDVIADFRRKDIALGGQGAPLVPAFHQQMFAKKDTARLILNIGGISNITYLPADVTTQPVIGFDTGPGNTLIDAWCLQTNGQAYDEDGAWAASGQTDVKLLTHLLSHSYFSQGFPKSTGRELFNQAWLEQQVAAFGYLNQADIQSTLLDVTCHSIAKDTLSLSEEGELFVCGGGAFNGELMKRLEQLLPQYKICTTSALGIDPQWVEGIAFAWLAMRFHKKLPGNLPAVTGASREAILGSFFPAG
- the tyrS gene encoding tyrosine--tRNA ligase, with the translated sequence MADLDQALAEIKRGTDEILLEADLLEKLKEGRPLRIKLGADPTAPDIHLGHTVILNKMRTFQELGHEVIFLIGDFTGMVGDPSGKNSTRPPLTREQVLANAETYKQQVYKILDPAKTRIEFNSTWLEPLGAAGMIRLASKQTVARMMERDDFKKRYGSGQSIAIHEFMYPLLQGYDSVALKADVELGGTDQKFNLLMGRELQKSEGQKPQTVIMMPLLEGLDGVKKMSKSAHNYIGVSEPASEMFGKIMSISDDLMWRYFELLSFRPLGEIEQFKSDVEQGANPRDVKIALAKEIIARFHDEAAAEAAHQEFNNRFQKGAVPDDIEEVELSVGEGIAIANLLKELGFVKSTSDAMRMIKQGAAKIDGVKIEDTRLQLTAGTSGIFQVGKRKFAKVTLV